In Magnetovibrio sp. PR-2, the genomic window GTGGACTTGAAGTGCTTTACCGAAGACTTCTACCAAAAACTCTGCACCGCACGTCTCAGCGATGTGTTGGAGACGTTGGTTTATCTCAAGCACGAAACGGACGTCTGGTTCGAGTTGACGACTTTGTTGATCCCTGGGCAAAACGACAGTGATGAAGAGCTAGACGCCATGACCAAATGGGTGGTGGCGGAGCTTGGCCCAGATGTGCCGATGCATTTCACGGCGTTCCATCCCGATTGGAAAATGCGCGATATCGCCCGCACGCCACACGCAACCTTAACGAAGGCACGCGCGATCGCGCTAAAAAATGGTGTTCAGTATGCGTATGTGGGAAATGTGCATGACCTGGCCCAAGAAAGCACGTATTGTCACGCCTGTGGGGAGACGTTGATCGGTCGCGATTGGTATGAGCTGTCCACGTGGAACGTCACTGACACGGGGGACTGCCGCGCATGCGGTACGACTTTGGCGGGGGTGTTCGACGGCCCGCCGGGAACCTGGGGGGCGAAACGTTTGCCCCTTTCGCTATGACCTCAACAAAGACTTACCCCAACATGCCTCAGTTCAATCGCCGCCACCTGATTTTGGCTATTAAGCTGGTGATCTCCGTTGTTTTGGTCGGATGGCTTTTGCATTCCGTCGGGCTCAAGGATGCTGTTCAACGCATGATGACCGTCGATCCCGTGTGGTTCGCTTTGGCCGTCGCGGTCGGCACCGTGCACATGGTGATTGGTACCGTTCGCTGGCAAGCCGTCCTGTTTGCTTTGAACGAAACGCTGCCTTGGGGGCAGATCTTTCGCTTTATGTACATCGGGGGCTTTTTTAACCAAACGCTGCCCTCTTCGGTCGGCGGCGATGCCGTTCGCGGGTATATGGCCTATAAATCCGGGCAATCCGTGCGTGGGGCTGTGAACGGTGTGCTGTTGGACCGGGTGATAACCGTGTTCTCGCTGATTTTCGTGTCGGTGGTTATGACCCTCTTGGGCGCTTCGGACTTAAAGGGGGGCGAGTGGTTCGCGAACGGCGTGTGGCTTGTTTGGGGCTTGGCCTTGGGCGGTGTCGCGGTGCTGATGGTCCTCGACCGGCTCCCCGCACGTTTGTCGCACTTGTCCTTTGTGCGCGTGATGTCGGTTTTTGCCAGCGATACGCGGACATTGTTTTTAAGCGTGCCGCACAACGGTCTGGTTTTGCTGATCGGAGCCGTAGGTCATGCCAATATTTCGGTGTTGATTTTTACGCTGGCCATGGGATTGGGGTTGGATATCACCCTGGCCAATTGTTTGTTGCTGTTCCCGCCCGTCCTCTTGATTCAGACCTTGCCCATTTCCGTAGCGGGGTGGGGGGTGCGTGAAGGCGCTATGGTCGCCATGTTCGCTTTGGTCGGCGTGCCTGCAGAAGGTGTTTTGG contains:
- a CDS encoding lysylphosphatidylglycerol synthase transmembrane domain-containing protein, with the protein product MPQFNRRHLILAIKLVISVVLVGWLLHSVGLKDAVQRMMTVDPVWFALAVAVGTVHMVIGTVRWQAVLFALNETLPWGQIFRFMYIGGFFNQTLPSSVGGDAVRGYMAYKSGQSVRGAVNGVLLDRVITVFSLIFVSVVMTLLGASDLKGGEWFANGVWLVWGLALGGVAVLMVLDRLPARLSHLSFVRVMSVFASDTRTLFLSVPHNGLVLLIGAVGHANISVLIFTLAMGLGLDITLANCLLLFPPVLLIQTLPISVAGWGVREGAMVAMFALVGVPAEGVLAMSILFGLVLIIMSLPGLWFWLAADKYSMKDAEQFAKQ